One segment of Castanea sativa cultivar Marrone di Chiusa Pesio chromosome 3, ASM4071231v1 DNA contains the following:
- the LOC142627392 gene encoding heavy metal-associated isoprenylated plant protein 35-like — translation MASPEAKEAPPKEVIVEENSAPLNCKKWVLKVSIHCEGCKRKVKKVLHSVEGVYETDIDLKQQKAIVTVKGNVHPETLIRKLVKTGRPAELWPEKEKKQSKSKNKKEKQTDQESSEESNHGEGKEKQAVKAEVHHVQDPSKHSEGGCPSKNGEGTSKASGQVKEQKPEAKQTVTSPAGSQPPVAEKISIGCENENGAEKSGGGGGGGGGGGGSGSGGKKKKKKGHKASVKIDEGVENPGDAPPSTGSPIHAHAHAHAQAPHGHGHGHGQNPYPANHSSPPQHVYHQSSPQHYYSQPQHYYSQPQPVYATSYSMAHPTSSHGTSYYASPTPPNSHVYMHETEYETDHPPPSDYYDDSYQPHPSDSFELFSDENPNGCSIM, via the exons ATGGCATCCCCAGAAGCTAAAGAAGCACCACCTAAAGAAGTAATAGTAGAAGAAAATTCAGCACCTCTCAATTGCAAG AAATGGGTCTTGAAAGTCTCCATTCACTGTGAAGGAtgcaaaagaaaagtaaaaaaggtTCTACATAGCGTTGAAG GTGTTTATGAGACAGATATTGATTTGAAGCAACAAAAAGCCATAGTAACAGTGAAAGGGAATGTACACCCTGAGACTTTGATTAGAAAATTGGTAAAGACAGGGAGACCTGCAGAGCTTTGGcctgaaaaagagaaaaagcaaaGTAAATCAAAgaataagaaagagaaacaaactGATCAAGAGAGCTCTGAAGAAAGCAACCATGGTGAAGGCAAGGAAAAACAAGCAGTGAAAGCTGAAGTTCATCATGTCCAAGACCCTTCTAAACATAGTGAAGGTGGTTGTCCAAGTAAAAATGGTGAGGGGACCAGTAAAGCCAGTGGACAAGTTAAAGAGCAAAAGCCTGAGGCGAAGCAAACTGTGACCTCTCCAGCCGGTAGCCAGCCACCGGTGGCTGAGAAGATTAGTATTGGTTGTGAAAATGAGAATGGGGCTGAGAAAAgtggcggcggcggcggtggtggtggtggcggcggcGGCAGTGGCAGTGGaggtaaaaagaagaaaaagaaggggcACAAAGCGAGTGTCAAAATTGATGAGGGTGTAGAGAATCCTGGCGATGCACCGCCAAGCACTGGATCACCAATTCATGCTCATGCTCATGCTCATGCTCAAGCACCTCATGGTCATGGTCATGGTCATGGTCAAAACCCATATCCAGCCAATCACAGCTCTCCACCTCAGCATGTGTACCATCAAAGTTCACCACAACATTATTATTCACAACCACAGCATTATTATTCACAACCACAGCCAGTGTATGCCACAAGTTATAGCATGGCACACCCTACTAGTAGCCATGGTACATCATATTATGCCTCACCAACACCACCCAATTCACACGTGTACATGCATGAGACCGAGTACGAGACTGATCATCCTCCACCGTCCGATTATTATGATGACTCCTATCAACCACATCCATCAGATTCGTTCGAGCTTTTCAGTGATGAAAATCCAAATGGGTGCTCAATTATGTGA